From Juglans regia cultivar Chandler chromosome 9, Walnut 2.0, whole genome shotgun sequence:
TCTGTTTGCAATCACCTTTGATACCAACTTGTACATGACATTATAAAGACTAATAGGTCTAAAGTCAGACACTAGTTCAGCCTTATTCTTTTTGGGAATCAATGTGACAAAAGTATGATTCAACATGGAAGGAAAATTACCAGAATTGAGGGCATGTAAAACAACATGAGTAACATCTCTACCCACAATATGCcaaaatttttgataaaataaagagGACATACCATCAAGGCCAGGGGCCTTTGTGGGGTTCATTTTCTTAAGAGCAACTTCCACTTCTGCGGTAACAAATGGCATGTCAAGCTTGTGTCTCATATCATCAGTAACCCTGCCAACTAGATTCTCCAAGAAATCAGCACTACCTCTCTCAGTATATGTTGTAAAAAggtcttgaaaataattaagaatcaCTGCATCTCTTGCTTCATCCACTTGCCAAGTCCCATTAAAGTCTCTAACacctttaatcataatttttgcTTTTATCAGTGAAGCCTTGTAATGAAaaaatgtggttttttttttatcccctTCAGTTAACCATATCACTCTCGACCTTTATCTCCACATGATTTCACCCCTTTCCAACCACTTATGCACCTCTGATCTAGCATCCTTGATAGCCTCACGATTAAGACCCTTAGGATCTGCAAGTTGTACCGTTTGGAGTTTCTTCTTTgccttttttagatttttctgcACACGCCTAAAACTGTTTTTGCTCCACCTCTCTAGCTTTTCACCACACATACTAATCTGTTTCATCACCCTCTCTATTGTTCTTTCTCCAGTACTGTCCACCCAAGCAGTCTTAATAATCTCTTGACAGCTATTATCCTCCACCCACATTGCCTCAAAGCGAAATggtctcctccctctcctttgGACCCTATCAGACTGCAACTGTATTTTCCATTAATTAATGACTCATTTGTAGTATGACTCATTCCATTTTTGGATGTTAGTCCCCTTACTTTCAAAGTATTGATAGTCAATGtgaatgaaaattaattaatgagttgtATAAGGTATTAGGATTTCCTAcaaatttgtaattaaaatatttttttataattcaaagaGATAGACGCAGTATGCAAACTCGGCTGCATTAAATGCTAAGGTTTACATTGTTTACTGATAGCCACTCTCCAAATTGTAGAAAGTgtttagataaaattaaaaaaaaaaaagtacttaatATGGTATGGCATTCTTCGATCCTTCACCTGCAATTGTGGCAGAATTCCATGTTGGTATCTTTACCCAAGTGCTTCCAACTTCCAAGTTTTGACTGCCCAATCTTTCACTAGAATATGCAGAAAGATTAGAAAATATACAACAATGGTTTTCTTCCCATTGCTTATGACTATTGTTAGAGATTTCCAACGGAATAAATCATAGTGTATGCTCTATCTTTCATTGGTTCGAtcgaatatatattttaaacttaattaataaaacaactattattgacttttacaatatttcaaatgaCACGACAATTTAATCGAATTATTCAGATAAACTTTTTCAAGCTAACTTTGGAGGAaacctttgtttgttttttaatccaaaaaatatataatgacacGCCATTTAAGTGGACCAGGCAAACACAAGTCATTGCAATAATGGGTATGatttgttctttaatttgtCCATTTCAGAGAATTAGTCGATGTTTATTTGTTAAATGGAGTAGGAAAGAATCATTCAAACaccactaatatatatatatatatatatatatatatttaagatagattatttgcAACGAGAATGATCATTtgggataaaaataaatttattttaacagaaaataatcattttcgcaGGAAATAACTGGTAACAAATAATCAATATTCTTGTATTGACGTAGggcgtgtttttttttctttttttttaatgagtaatatttattttcctccTTGTTTTTCCACCCATTTAAGCACCACGCATGCCACCATATCATACTTCAAATTGCAATTTTTGAGGGACAGTCGAGCACTTTGAATGCGTAAGCAAGTTGATTTAGTAACAATGAGCAGGTATCCGTTTAATCACGGGGACTTTGGACAAAATACAACGAAAACTTCTGGAGTCAAGATTTAAATTTAAGTTCtttattatgatatttatatgaaatcatCAATTatcataaaagttaaataaatagaaagaggTAGATTTACTTGTCTATATCATGTCACGCTGTTaatttacatgaaaaacaactctattcttcatctttaattttattatttttagaaacatcaatcactatatataattaacatgatatattttaaataatataaattaatcacaataattgaaattaaaataatattttttttcactctaaTTGACTTCTATGCGAGGATTTAATTAGTGATTAACATCACTGATCTCGTCGTTTAGTATTTTCCGGTTTCATAAGCGTTGAAGAAATCtccatatttttctaaaaaggaaaaattaggaAGGGtccataaaatttaaacaaaaaactaaactaattattttattttattaaagggCACATACTATTAATTACGCTACTAATATTATACTGATCTGAGTTTtcctattcatcatttttatatatcatttttttaaaattaattgatttattttacttatcatttatatattgtatatttgataagagagaaaaattatatatatagtatgtaatGTAATGACTGAATatcataaatagaatttttctatttttcttataccCTCGAGCACACGTTGGAGGGCACATCTTCGCCTACCTCGAtcgttattttttttgaaatttcagcTCTagagaaagtatatatatatatatatatatatatatatatatagcccctcTGACTTTGGAGACTCTCCAATCTCCATcccattaatatttaattcccACGTAGATTTGTTGCCTAGCCCCCCGCCCAAAAGCAGAGTATTTCGGACCTCTCACTCACACGAATGGCTGCCTTCCAAGtcttcttctccatcttcttcttctgcttcttcttccttcctcaaATAACATCAAGTGCCACCATCTGCAAACCTTCATCTTGTGAAGGCATCCAAAACCCGCCGGTGAGGTTTCCTTTCCGACTGATAGGCTCTCAAGACGAAGCCTGTGGCTATGATCCGGGGTTCGATCTCTCATGCAACAACCAAAACCAAACAATTCTCACTCTCCCTTCCTCTGGCGACTTCGTCGTCGTAAACATCGCATACTCGGAGCAGTGGGTTTATATCGGCGACCCGGAACAGTGCATTTTCAAACGGTTCTTGCACAACTTTAGTCTCTCGGGCTCTCCTTTCCTGTTGGGCCAATATCCACCTTATGATCTTCACCAGAACTCCACCTTCTACAACTGCCCGTCCAACGTAACGAATATGGACCGTCCATATTGGCCCATCGATTGCCTTGGCAGCGATGACTCTAAAGTTTTTCTCACGCGTACTGGTTACGATGTTGATTCGCCGCCACCGGCTTCGTGTCGGGCGATAGGGACCGCTTTGGTTCCAATGTTGCACAGGGATAATTTAGTGTTGATCAGGTGGGGGGAACCCAACTGTAAAGGATGTGAAGAGAGCGGTGGAGACTGTGCGCGCCAGGATGCTACGAGTTTCGAAGTCAGATGCTTTAATGTCCCGAGCAGCAGCCAAACTGGTACGTTTATAATTGCTTCGTCAAAAATTGTTTTTGCCATGGAAATGGGTAAATACggtttgaaaaaacctttttcATTAACCTTTTTTAACCATTATTCATCCACAATCTCTCCGTCttatatcaaataataaataaatttcgtataaatcttttataaacatatgtgtcactcaaaaaataaaagttttttttacatttatttatgatgagattcatttttttacaatgaaattatgCAGAGCTTGTCTATTAatacttatataaattatttatcaataattaatatatatataataataacaattttttagaatatagagAGGCTTGATCAATATATATCAACATTAATTTGGTGAAGTCAAAATAACAGAAGGAAAGGGGAATCCGAGATCAGGTCAGGTGGCTAGCTAGCTGTGTTTCATTCTACTAGGCCGTTTGGGTGTGGATGGCAGATCGCCTTCTTCCACGTCGACCATGTAACAAGTCACAGTTAAATCGTGGTTATAGTTGATTGAGTGGACGATGATCGCTTTCTTTGATTAAGAATTGTGAACGAGTCTAAACACTTCACTTACGACTTGAACACACATGAGAATTGGAGATATGGGCGGAgagataatctttttttttttttttaaataaaactcaatatTTCATTGATAGAAGTTAAGAATTACAATTTCTGTCCATAACCAAATCATTTACAATAAATTCTGCCATCTCTAATATCAaaactgttttttctttaaaagtcAAAGCCTTAATCCTAGCTAAAGTGTGTGATATtgtatttttctctctaaaagTAAATAGTAATTGCCAATCAGCcattatatgaaaaaagaacTTAATATCTTCAACTATAGAACCCACCACAGACATCTCCTTAGCTTCCCTTTGGACTGCCATGATCATAGACTTTGCATCACCTTCAAAGATAGCATTATGAATGTTAAGTTCACTATACAGTTCTAGAGCCATCCTCAAAACATAACTCTCTGCCACTATAGGGTGTTCAACATGGTTCTTTTGATCACATACAGCAACTAGAGCTTCCCCTTCCTGATCCCTGATAATGATTCTCAATCTCATTCTTCTACCCTTCACATCCAATGAAGCATCCCAATTTATCTTCACTGAGTCTGGGATTGGTTTTTCCCATTTCAACGAACCCCTTCCACCACCTTGGCCCTGCTTTTCATGTTTCACTTGCCTTTTGCATTAGAGCTTTAGGACAAACTACCTTCATTTCGAACACaaacaagtttattttcatcCACTGTCTTATGAACAACGCTGTCACAAGTTCTAGTTGTTCCTTACTCAGCTTGTTCATCAGCTTCTCCCACAACAACATGAAGTCAACTTCCTTTCTATTCCATTTTTGAACCCCACATCTTGTTTCTGCTCAGTTATTATTAGCTGCTAGACACTCCCAAAGAACATACATAATGGTTTCAAATTCTGCAGAACAGATTGGGCAAGATTTTTCTGTCACTATCTTTCTTCTAAACAAATTCTCCTTAGTTGGCAATAAGTTGTTTCCAGCCTTCCATAGGAACATTTTTGCGGCACTGGGCATTGTAAGATCTCAAATATTACTCCACCTTTCATCCATAAACTCCTCCCTTGAACTTTCACCTTTGATTCTTTTTAATCTATCTAACTGTAGGAAGTATGCACTGCCAATAGAGAAATCACCTTTCTTGGAAGGGCCCGAAAACAATCTGTCTTGTGCCAATCCTCTACTCAAGGGGATGCGCAGTATCTGCTCAGCTTCATTAAGAGAGAAAATTGTTCGAATTAAGGCTTCCTTCCATTCCCCCTTTCTACTTGTCAATAAGTTCCTCAACGTTTGCCTCAACTTGCAAAACAGAAACTGGTGACTGTATAAAAAAAGATGAGGGAGTAGGTAACCACTCACCCCATATTTTTATCTTGCTGCCATCACCCACTCTCCACCTTATACCATCCTTCACCAATTCCCTGGCATGCCATACACTCCTCCAAATCAACGAGGGTTGATAACTCAGTTTTGCATCCAAGAAACTTGACTGTCGAtagtatttctctttaaaaactACAGCAGCTAAAGACATAGGATTTCTAATTAACCTACATCCTTGCTTAGCTAGGAGAGCCAAGTTGAAAGGTTCCATATCCCTGAACCCTAATCCCCCCTTTCTTTTCTGCTCCCCCATCTTTTCCCATTTCCTTCAGCAGATACTACTTTCTCCCTGTTGTTTACCCCACCAGAATCTTGATAAAAGCATATTAATCTCAAGGCAAAACCTTTTAGGAAGTTTAAATACTGACATAGTATAAGTTGGAATGGCCTGGAGAATTGttttaatcaatattaaaattatttttccaacttgaaattttctaccaaattctctcatttaaaattttgaaagtatTGAATTTTAATCTTCCCACAAGGGTAGGGAGGCCTAAGTACTTCTCATAACTACCACAGGTTATAGAGTTACCAGCTTCCACTATCACATTTCTATCCCCTTCCCTAGTGTTGTTGCTGAAGAACGCTGATGTCTTCTCTTTATTGAGGAATTGCTCTGAGGCTTTCTCATACTTTTTAACACCTCTTAAAGCCTATACCACTCTTCTATCTTAGCACTTTCAAAGAGAATGcagtcatctgcaaatagcAAGTGATTAAAGCTATTACCCCCCTCTAACCACTTGCACTCCCCTTGTTAGCTGttggttttcataaaaaatcagAAGAGTACTCAAACCTTCAACACAAATAATGTAGAGATAAGGTGACAAAGGGTCATCCTATCTCAGGCCCCCTTTTAGGCCATAATTTATAACCATGAAGACCATTTATGAGTACTGAAAATGATACAGACTTCACGCATCCCATTATCAATTCCACACATTTCTCATTGAAGCCCAATCTCTTCATCACAGCCTCCAAGAAGACGAGAGATAATCTAATTAGTTGAGAGATTAAGGTTCCGTTTATATGCTAAAAGTATTTTAGATCATGTAGTGAAATAACTTGTGAATAATTAGTAAAATAGTAtgagaatatataataataattgtgTTTCAAATAGAACCTAAATAGACCATATAGTTTGAGGGAAAGATAATCTAGGCACTTATCACGTTGTTGCAATTCTGTAAGTAGGATATCCCTTTCTTCACAAACTATGACTATTTATGagtcatttggatagtgagttgagataaaagttgaataaaatattgttgaaatattttttaatattaattattattttaggatttgaaaaagttgaattgattattatattttgtgtaaaaatttaagaaatttataataataagattagattaaatactttcactatccaaacgggttCGTCATCACAAATTGCCTAGTTCTACACAATTGCCGTGAGGATAAGAGCATGGTTCAATCAGTTTGtaaataaactatttattgtggttataaaaataattaagatataaTAGTAGATTTACTTATCTATATCCTTTAACACTGTTTACAAGAAGAATAActtcatctttaatttaatCATCTTTAATAACACCAATCACAATAagtaatatgatatattttaaataatataagttaatcacaataattgaaaataaaaataatatttttttttactcgaATTGACTTCTTTGCAAGGATTCACTCAACGTTACTGATCTCATCGTTTGGTATTTTCCGCTTTCATACGCGTTGAAGGGTCAAAATATCTATATTTCTCCAAGGAAAAATGGGGAAGACTccataaaattcaaacaaaaacaaataaatattttatattttctagtcTTGATTTATGCTAATTGATGTAGACTATTAATTGCGCTACCAATATTATACCCTCGAGTCCACATTGGAGGCCACATCTTCGTCGATCTCGATCGTTATTGTAAGGATTTCAGCACTACTGAAAGTACAGCCCCTCTTGACTTTGGAGACTCTCCGTTCCATTAATtcccatgtatctttgttgccTATCCCCCCGCCCAAAAGCAGAGTATTTCGGACCTCTCACTCACACGAATGGCTACCTTCCAAGtcttcttctccatcttcttcttctgcttcttcttccttcctcaaATAGCATCAAGTGCCACCATCTGCAAACCTTCATCTTGCGATGGCATCCAAAACCCACCGGTGAAGTTTCCTTTCCGACTGAAAGGTTCTCAAGACGAAGCGTGTGGCTATGATCCGTGGTTCGATCTCTCATGCAACGACCAAGACCAAATAATTCTCACTCTCCCTTACTCCGGCGACTTCGTCGTCGTAGACATCATATACTCGATGCAGTGGCTGTATATCGTCGACCCGGAACAGTGCATTTACAACCGGTTCTTGCACAACTTTAGTCTCTCGGACTCTCCTTTCGAGTTCCATTAtcctcctcatcttcatcaGAACTCCACGGTCTCCACCTTCTACAACTGCTCGTCCAACGTGAAGAAGATGCTTGGATATCGGCCCATCGATTGTCTTGGCAGCGATGACTATAAAGTCTTTGTGGTGGGTATTGGTCACGATGATGATTTTCCGCCACCGGCGACGTGCCGTGAGATAGGGACGGCTGTGGTTCCTATTTTGCAAATGGATGATTCGCTGTTGATCAGGTGGGGTGAGCCCAGTTGTCAAAGATGTGAAGAGAGCGGCGGAGACTGTGCGCGCCTCAATGCTACGAGTCCCGAAGTCGGATGTTATAATGTCCAGAGCAACAGCCAAACTGGTACGTTTAATTGCTTCGTCAAAAATTGTTTTTGCCAGGTAAATGGCTAAATAccgttttaaaaaaatcttatttcttaaTGCTTAAAAATAGTACAACAAGtcgaaaagggagaaaaaattattatcagcCTGCTGTGACAATTCAGGCCTTAATCGGTGTGGATTGTAGTCCTCGATGGTGATCCGATGCGACTATATGGTATCCGTGTATACATCCATGAtagtgaatagaaaataaatgcataaaaaataaaaagagggaGATACAcagatttacgtagttcgacATAATATCTACGTCTACGGATCATTTAGGATAGGGCTAAAAACCGATGTATTATGTTCGGCTTCAGTCCAAAATTGACGTCGCACCAATGATGACTAGATAGCTTCAAAACCGGCCAAGTAGGGGGGAGAAAATCGACATCTTCGATGTTGGCGTGAG
This genomic window contains:
- the LOC108993791 gene encoding putative RING-H2 finger protein ATL21A isoform X2, which encodes MAAFQVFFSIFFFCFFFLPQITSSATICKPSSCEGIQNPPVRFPFRLIGSQDEACGYDPGFDLSCNNQNQTILTLPSSGDFVVVNIAYSEQWVYIGDPEQCIFKRFLHNFSLSGSPFLLGQYPPYDLHQNSTFYNCPSNVTNMDRPYWPIDCLGSDDSKVFLTRTGYDVDSPPPASCRAIGTALVPMLHRDNLVLIRWGEPNCKGCEESGGDCARQDATSFEVRCFNVPSSSQTGLPRSAKYGIAVGVGVPGVLCVIGLMGYLSGLVRAYNRSRRPSNTEISNSINPHRIVFATGLDGPTIESYPKTLLGESRRLPKPNDNTCPICLSEYLPKEELRTIPECNHYFHVNCIDAWLKMNATCPICRKSPDHTSALITPSSSSLSSSYLLEV
- the LOC108993791 gene encoding putative RING-H2 finger protein ATL21A isoform X1 encodes the protein MATFQVFFSIFFFCFFFLPQIASSATICKPSSCDGIQNPPVKFPFRLKGSQDEACGYDPWFDLSCNDQDQIILTLPYSGDFVVVDIIYSMQWLYIVDPEQCIYNRFLHNFSLSDSPFEFHYPPHLHQNSTVSTFYNCSSNVKKMLGYRPIDCLGSDDYKVFVVGIGHDDDFPPPATCREIGTAVVPILQMDDSLLIRWGEPSCQRCEESGGDCARLNATSPEVGCYNVQSNSQTGLPRSAKYGIAVGVGVPGVLCVIGLMGYLSGLVRAYNRSRRPSNTEISNSINPHRIVFATGLDGPTIESYPKTLLGESRRLPKPNDNTCPICLSEYLPKEELRTIPECNHYFHVNCIDAWLKMNATCPICRKSPDHTSALITPSSSSLSSSYLLEV